The genomic region CGGAGTAATTGGGCATCCGCATCTCGGTGCTTTCCGTACGGCCGAACATGAAGGTGGAGCTGTTCTCCACGATCTCCTTTTCGACGGAAGACGCGAACTGCTGCGCGCCGAACAGGACGAGTCCCAGACTGCGGCCCCGCGCCGTCACCTCGACAAGCTTCGTCTTCAGCGGAGTGCGATCCAGCGCCGCCGGCGCGAACTTATTCAACTCGTCCACGAACACCACCACCGCATCCAGTTCGCCCTTGCGCGTTTCCAGCTGATGCGTGATCGCCTGGATCGTCCGGCTGAACACCAGCTTCTGACCACCCTGCGAGAGCATCTGGATATCGACTACGTACATATCGCCGTGGCCGATGCGGCTCCAGGGGATATCCCGTCCGTCGCTCTCCGTCTCGATCAATCCCCGGTACATCAGCGTAAAGCGCTTCAAATGCCCCTTAAGCTTGAACCAGGTCGCCGATGTGTATCCGCGCGGCCACTCGGTTAGACCGGATGTCGAAAGCAGCTTGTCGATCCAGGTGAGCATATCCGAGTAGGTGAGAATGCGGCCGCGTTCGATCTCCTCACGGATCACGTACCAGGCGCCTTCGATATTATCGTCCCACTCGGACGCATGGAAGAGCGACGGGATATCGTCGTAGAGCATCTTCAGATCCCAGCGATAGCTCTCCGTGGGGAGCGTGCGCAGGCTCTGAGTCATATTGCGGTTTTTGGGATGCGACGGCGCGAAGAACCGCGCGTCGACAAACGCCTGGATCGGGATGTCCAGGTTTTCATAAACCTGCTGCGACCATCGGTCCTGCTGGAGCCGCGTGTTGATCTGATCGACGTAAAGCAAGTCCTTGCTTTTGACGTTCATGACCACGACGGCGATCTTTTTGCGCGTGTGCCGCTGGAGGGATTTCAACGCAAACTGGAGAGCGCTGGTCTTACAGGCCAGGCCCGAGATGCCCGAGACGCTGAGATGGGCGGCTTCCGGACCGACGAGGAAGTCCTCATCCACGCTGACCGGCGCGATGGTGCCGTCGCCGTTCTCGAAGATGCCGATGGGGATAGCGGCGCCGCTGGACGCCCAGCGTCCCTGCGCGTCCACGATGCCGAAGGCGAATTGAATGCCGCGCGGGCTCGGGAAGTAAACCCGGCAGCGCCCGATGGGACGCGTGCGCGAGGAAAGGTTGCGAATCACGGCGCAGGTGGCGACAACGACTTCCGCCTGATCGCCTCCGACAATGGCGTAAGGCTCGCCATAGTTATGGATCGCGAAGTCCGCGCTGAAGCTGTCGGCCTCGCTGTAAGAGCGCATCTCCTGAACCGTGCCGAAGGTGAGCTCTCGCCCGTCATCGGAGTAGGCGGCGATGATGC from Capsulimonas corticalis harbors:
- a CDS encoding ATP-binding protein; the encoded protein is MLTEQSAAPTQQDVLSTFVNVKFGIVGRTVSTKNDPNTSGRFHFWLSRHAVEVGTIEIGSIIAAYSDDGRELTFGTVQEMRSYSEADSFSADFAIHNYGEPYAIVGGDQAEVVVATCAVIRNLSSRTRPIGRCRVYFPSPRGIQFAFGIVDAQGRWASSGAAIPIGIFENGDGTIAPVSVDEDFLVGPEAAHLSVSGISGLACKTSALQFALKSLQRHTRKKIAVVVMNVKSKDLLYVDQINTRLQQDRWSQQVYENLDIPIQAFVDARFFAPSHPKNRNMTQSLRTLPTESYRWDLKMLYDDIPSLFHASEWDDNIEGAWYVIREEIERGRILTYSDMLTWIDKLLSTSGLTEWPRGYTSATWFKLKGHLKRFTLMYRGLIETESDGRDIPWSRIGHGDMYVVDIQMLSQGGQKLVFSRTIQAITHQLETRKGELDAVVVFVDELNKFAPAALDRTPLKTKLVEVTARGRSLGLVLFGAQQFASSVEKEIVENSSTFMFGRTESTEMRMPNYSGFSDEIKTKLTMLPQGQLLVKFPKFPQPIFVKFPYPPALPGDDYVEPMG